A DNA window from Camelina sativa cultivar DH55 chromosome 17, Cs, whole genome shotgun sequence contains the following coding sequences:
- the LOC104757425 gene encoding WPP domain-associated protein-like encodes MNEEVMMGDIDIDGSILISTVIKENENCHEETLPLLHSRLVLDQAAFKDEYGHWLWEEQSVESCGKNSLLHEKTREIAGLRRELELLTKLLSTSHENEDVEALDGKHSGSVVSSSTNGRHVGSVTLTPEKLEDLRQLSREQLIKHFKTEMVQLKREHDYTIQEMTDEYFSIKRRCLNLEKCGSFSSLKTDKEFDVLRKKLPDIILRLDKVLLEGVFEGKNDTDIKSQLDSLLRENCQLKGSLLEAGKKISKLSQVEENHRNLISKLEDSHAEASVHEYCAVIYEEALKEADKKLGELKMNVSEKEQALRSEVLEKEILQEEIHLLECHVKEKDNSLQIHDNDLATEREKLEIAFQQIKSLQYQIEQQAIVIEDMEKEVKAVSARALEKTEGYEMEIFELEQKLELAGNNMKISEHEKVKSELKLSSIEAEQKRLKNQFVSTVLSLSKWSKDFDNLECMVEEKTIKTSSRLKGMQSQLSYLLDEVNELKTRESIFKQLMEKKTCDLQKAETEVDLLGNEIESLMDLLKKIYIALDHYSPVLKHYPGIIEILKLVRRELRGESKRLSVF; translated from the exons ATGAATGAAGAGGTTATGATGGGTGATATTGATATTGATGGATCAATCCTTATTAGTACTGTCATTAAGGAGAATGAGAATTGTCATGAGGAAACTTTGCCCCTGCTGCATTCTCGTTTGGTTCTTGACCAAGCAGCGTTTAAAGATGAGTATGGACATTGGTTGTGGGAAGAGCAAAGTGTGGAATCTTGTGGTAAAAATAGTTTGTTGCATGAGAAGACTAGAGAGATTGCTGGTTTGCGCCGGGAACTAGAGTTGCTTACTAAGTTGCTTAGTACAAGTCATGAAAATGAGGACGTTGAGGCTTTGGATGGGAAACACTCTGGAAGCGTTGTTTCATCATCTACAAATGGTAGGCATGTAGGATCTGTCACGTTGACGCCTGAGAAGTTGGAGGATTTGAGGCAGTTATCGCGTGAACAATTGATCAAGCACTTTAAGACTGAGATGGTTCAGTTGAAAAGAGAGCATGATTATACGATTCAAGAGATGACTGATGAGTACTTTAGCATTAAGCGAAGGTGTTTGAACTTAGAGAAGTGtggttcattttcttctttgaagaCAGACAAGGAGTTTGATGTGCTGCGAAAGAAGCTCCCGGATATCATTTTGAGGTTGGATAAGGTGTTATTGGAAGGTGTGTTTGAAGGAAAGAACGATACTGATATCAAGAGCCAATTGGATTCTCTGCTTCGAGAGAACTGCCAACTTAAAGGTTCACTTTTAGAGGCTGGCAAGAAGATATCAAAGCTTTCTCAGGTTGAGGAAAACCATCGAAATTTGATCAGTAAGCTTGAAGATTCACATGCTGAAGCTTCTGTCCATGAGTATTGCGCGGTAATATACGAAGAAGCTTTGAAGGAAGCTGATAAGAAACTTGGAGAATTGAAAATGAATGTATCAGAGAAAGAACAAGCTTTGAGATCAGAGGTGCTTGAGAAGGAAATATTACAAGAGGAGATTCATTTGTTGGAATGTCATGTTAAGGAGAAAGACAATTCACTTCAGATTCATGATAATGATCTGGCTACAGAGAGGGAGAAACTTGAGATAGCCTTTCAACAGATTAAGAGTCTGCAATATCAGATTGAGCAGCAAGCTATAGTGATTGAAGATATggagaaagaagtaaaagctGTTTCAGCTCGAGCTCTGGAGAAAACAGAAGGTTATGAGATGGAGATATTTGAGTTGGAACAGAAGCTTGAGTTAGCTGGAAACAATATGAAGATATCCGAACATGAGAAAGTGAAGTCCGAGCTAAAATTATCATCAATAGAGGCAGAGCAAAAGAGGCTTAAGAATCAGTTTGTATCGACGGTTCTGAGTCTTTCTAAGTGGAGCAAAGATTTTGACAATCTCGAGTGCATGGTAGAAGAGAAGACGATAAAGACTAGTTCTAG GTTAAAAGGTATGCAAAGCCAATTAAGTTATCTCTTAGATGAAGTTAATGAACTCAAGACAAGAGAATCAATTTTCAAGCAACtaatggagaagaagacttGTGACCTCCAAAAGGCTGAGACTGAG GTTGATCTCCTTGGCAATGAAATCGAATCTCTCATGGACCTTcttaagaaaatttatatagCTCTTGATCATTATTCTCCAGTCCTGAAGCACTACCCTGGC ATTATCGAGATCTTGAAGCTTGTCCGGAGAGAATTAAGAGGGGAATCGAAGAGACTATCAGTCTTCTGA
- the LOC104757427 gene encoding N-acetyl-D-glucosamine kinase-like isoform X1, giving the protein MRNPHRNGNLRDGGEATDENGFGDGVILGLDGGATSTVCVCVPYFTFGGDRLPEPFPILGRAVAGCTNRNSVGETAARDSLEQVISEALVRSGSDKSDVRGVCLGVSGVNHPSDQEKIESWIRDMFPSHVKVYVQNDAIVALASGTMGKLHGCVLIAGTGCIAYGFDEDGKEARASGGGPILGDWGSGYGIAAQALTAVIRAHDGRGPQTLLTSTILKALGLTSPDELIGWTYADPSWARIAALVPQVVFCAEAGDEISDKILVDAAEDLALSVKAVVQRLGLCGEDGTASFPVVMVGGVLNAKRKWDIGKEVSKRINRSFPGAQTIIPKVEPAVGAALLAMNFLTS; this is encoded by the exons ATGAGGAATCCACATAGAAATGGAAACCTTCGGGATGGAGGAGAAGCTACGGACGAGAACGGCTTCGGTGATGGCGTCATTTTAGGCCTTGATGGTGGCGCCACCTCAACCGTTTGCGTTTGCGTCCCGTATTTCACGTTCGGAGGAGATCGTTTACCGGAGCCTTTTCCGATCCTCGGTCGTGCCGTCGCGGGCTGTACCAACCGCAACAGCGTTGGAG AAACTGCAGCAAGGGATTCACTAGAGCAAGTGATTTCTGAGGCACTTGTACGATCGGGTTCTGATAAATCAGATGTTCGTGGTGTATGCTTAGGTGTTTCAGGTGTAAATCATCCCTCAGACCAAGAAAAGATAGAAAGTTGGATAAG GGACATGTTCCCTAGTCATGTCAAAGTATATGTTCAGAATGATGCTATAGTGGCGTTAGCTAGTGGAACCATGGGAAAGCTCCATGGCTGTGTTCTAATCGCTGGTACAGGATGTATAGCCTATGGCTTTGATGAAGATGGCAAGGAGGCTAGGGCATCTGGTGGTGGACCAATCTTAGGCGATTGGGGAAG TGGCTATGGAATTGCTGCACAGGCCTTAACGGCGGTGATTAGAGCTCATGATGGTCGTGGCCCACAAACGCTGCTTACTAGTACCATCTTAAAAGCACTTGGACTTACCTCTCCCGACGAACTCATCGG GTGGACTTACGCTGATCCATCTTGGGCACGTATCGCTGCTCTTGTTCCTCAAGTAGTATTTTGTGCAGAAGCTGGTGATGAAATTTCAGATAAGATCTTGGTTGATGCAGCTGAGGATTTAGCTCTAAGTGTGAAAGCTGTTGTACAAAGACTTGGTTTATGTGGCGAAG ATGGGACAGCTTCTTTCCCGGTTGTAATGGTGGGCGGAGTTCTAAACGCTAAACGGAAATGGGACATTGGAAAAGAAGTCTCAAAGCGCATTAACCGATCCTTTCCCGGGGCTCAAACTATCATACCAAAG GTAGAGCCAGCTGTTGGAGCAGCGTTGTTGGCCATGAACTTCTTAACAAGTTAA
- the LOC104757427 gene encoding N-acetyl-D-glucosamine kinase-like isoform X2 has product MCIVYAETAARDSLEQVISEALVRSGSDKSDVRGVCLGVSGVNHPSDQEKIESWIRDMFPSHVKVYVQNDAIVALASGTMGKLHGCVLIAGTGCIAYGFDEDGKEARASGGGPILGDWGSGYGIAAQALTAVIRAHDGRGPQTLLTSTILKALGLTSPDELIGWTYADPSWARIAALVPQVVFCAEAGDEISDKILVDAAEDLALSVKAVVQRLGLCGEDGTASFPVVMVGGVLNAKRKWDIGKEVSKRINRSFPGAQTIIPKVEPAVGAALLAMNFLTS; this is encoded by the exons ATGTGCATCGTGTATGCAGAAACTGCAGCAAGGGATTCACTAGAGCAAGTGATTTCTGAGGCACTTGTACGATCGGGTTCTGATAAATCAGATGTTCGTGGTGTATGCTTAGGTGTTTCAGGTGTAAATCATCCCTCAGACCAAGAAAAGATAGAAAGTTGGATAAG GGACATGTTCCCTAGTCATGTCAAAGTATATGTTCAGAATGATGCTATAGTGGCGTTAGCTAGTGGAACCATGGGAAAGCTCCATGGCTGTGTTCTAATCGCTGGTACAGGATGTATAGCCTATGGCTTTGATGAAGATGGCAAGGAGGCTAGGGCATCTGGTGGTGGACCAATCTTAGGCGATTGGGGAAG TGGCTATGGAATTGCTGCACAGGCCTTAACGGCGGTGATTAGAGCTCATGATGGTCGTGGCCCACAAACGCTGCTTACTAGTACCATCTTAAAAGCACTTGGACTTACCTCTCCCGACGAACTCATCGG GTGGACTTACGCTGATCCATCTTGGGCACGTATCGCTGCTCTTGTTCCTCAAGTAGTATTTTGTGCAGAAGCTGGTGATGAAATTTCAGATAAGATCTTGGTTGATGCAGCTGAGGATTTAGCTCTAAGTGTGAAAGCTGTTGTACAAAGACTTGGTTTATGTGGCGAAG ATGGGACAGCTTCTTTCCCGGTTGTAATGGTGGGCGGAGTTCTAAACGCTAAACGGAAATGGGACATTGGAAAAGAAGTCTCAAAGCGCATTAACCGATCCTTTCCCGGGGCTCAAACTATCATACCAAAG GTAGAGCCAGCTGTTGGAGCAGCGTTGTTGGCCATGAACTTCTTAACAAGTTAA
- the LOC104757426 gene encoding trimethylguanosine synthase-like, whose amino-acid sequence MKAKKRSRLKKGKKLSIKKENGTSAKISKYWFQRYDLFSRYDLGIEMDEEGWYSVTPEEIAIKQAERCRGQVVIDCFSGVGGNTIQFAKLCSSVVAIDIDPVKVELAMNNALVYGVANRVDFLIGDFFHLAPSLKGDVVFLSPPWGGPMYKEVESYKMDMLQPRDGYTLFKIALSIAPNIIMFLPRNVDLAQVEELAWLSSPPLTLEIEENFVGGRMKAITAYFSCNAV is encoded by the exons ATGAAGGCCAAGAAACGATCGCGCTTGAAAAAAG GGAAAAAACTATcgataaagaaagaaaacggTACGAGTGCTAAGATCAGCAAGTACTGGTTTCAACGTTACGATCTCTTCTCAAGATATGACCTAGGTATCGAGATGGACGAGGAAGGATGGTACTCTGTTACCCCCGAAGAGATTGCTATCAAACAGGCTGAGAGATGTCGGGGCCAAGTCGTCATTGATTGCTTCTCAGGCGTTGGTGGTAACACTATTCAATTTGCCAAACT ATGTTCTTCTGTTGTTGCTATCGACATTGATCCGGTGAAAGTTGAATTGGCAATGAACAATGCATTGGTTTATGGAGTTGCTAATCGTGTTGATTTTCTCATTGGTGATTTCTTCCACTTAGCTCCATCTCTTAAa GGAGATGTAGTGTTTCTTTCACCACCATGGGGAGGACCAATGTATAAAGAAGTTGAGAGTTACAAGATGGATATGCTCCAACCGAGAGATGG gTACACATTGTTTAAGATTGCCCTGTCCATTGCACCTAACATTATAATGTTTCTACCGAGGAATGTTGATTTAGCCCAAGTGGAAGAACTCGCTTGGCTCTCGTCTCCTCCTCTAACTCTTGAG ATAGAAGAAAACTTTGTTGGAGGCAGAATGAAAGCCATAACAGCTTATTTTAGTTGCAATGCAGTGTAG
- the LOC104757429 gene encoding 26S proteasome non-ATPase regulatory subunit 8 homolog A-like translates to MDPQLTEVSQHFERFKAAFARKDYDTCSDLLSQLKSSSIVREFTKFTTLIARAIYEHAVVLSVKTEDQDAFERDFFQLKPYYVDARNRLPPSAQENLILGLNLLRLLVQNRIAEFHTELELLSSATLDNPCIKHAVELEQSFMEGAYNRVLSARQTAPDATYVYFMDLLAKTIRDEIAGCSEKAYDYVSISDARQMLLFSSDQDLLNYVNEESTPSGK, encoded by the exons ATGGATCCGCAGCTAACGGAAGTTTCACAGCATTTTGAGAGATTCAAGGCGGCGTTTGCGAGGAAGGATTACGATACCTGTAGTGATCTGTTGTCTCAGCTTAAG TCTTCCTCCATTGTTCGAGAGTTCACCAAATTTACTACTCTTATTGCAA GGGCCATTTATGAGCATGCTGTTGTTCTGAGCGTAAAAACCGAGGATCAAGATGCCTTTGAGAGAGATTTCTTCCAGTTGAAACCTTACTATGTGGATGCCAG GAACCGTCTTCCCCCATCCGCACAGGAGAATCTTATCCTGGGTCTGAACCTTCTGAGGCTGCTTGTACAAAATAGAATTGCTGAATTCCACACCGAACTCGAGTTACTTTCATCAGCTACACTGGATAATCCTTGCATCAAGCATGCAGTTGAGCTTGAGCAGTCTTTCATGGAAGGTGCCTATAACCGTGTTTTGAGTGCTAGACAGACCGCGCCTGATGCAACTTACGTCTATTTCATGGATCTCTTGGCAAAGACCATAAG AGATGAAATAGCTGGATGCAGTGAGAAAGCTTATGATTATGTCTCTATCAGTGACGCTCGGCAGATGTTGCTGTTCTCTTCTGATCAAGATCTCTTGAACTATGTCAAcgag GAGAGCACCCCGAGTGGGAAGTGA